In a single window of the Aridibaculum aurantiacum genome:
- a CDS encoding penicillin-binding transpeptidase domain-containing protein: MDVKKDILWRVYLGFIIMAIVGLLIIGKAVMIQQVEGNYWRSMSDSLHQRIINLDAERGTIYSEDGNMLSTSIPQYDVYIDFMADGLREKKGKRFKENIDSLSICLSNFFKDKSAGEYKKMLQNGYREKERWFLFKRKLSFKDYQELKTFPLVRLGKNKSGFIPDKKIIRLNPYKMLAYRTIGLLRDKNKVGLELTYDEYLNGTAGKRLIRFIAGGATVPVDDYEVEPENGKDIVTTLDVSIQDVAENALMKMMVDNEAQHGCVIVMEVKTGKIKAIANLGRGSDGNYFEDYNYAITPTEPGSTFKLATMLAVLEDKKATLNTMVDLNGGSWQVYGSTVYDSEKHGLHAVSLKQAFEHSSNVGMAKLAVHNYASQPSKFINHLKRLRFDTLTGIDLKGEIKPTVYKPTDKRRWSNTTLPWMSFGYNLAVTPLQVLSLYNAVANDGIMMKPYLVNAITKDGQVLLQFDPQVVNEKICSKETLEQLKACLEGVVTDGTGRSLRSKSYRIAGKTGTALVANGSRGYADKIYQSSFAGYFPADDPQYSIIVTIKNKPHAAKFYGAAVAGPVFKEIADQVFTLKVHQSPTVQYAFTKRDSGFFNYAGYAKDVKKVNEELDMRVVDRAGTGNYVRMNNSGSAALLTANTISNSMMPVLTGMGLKDAVYLCENLGLKVHAKGKGKVVAQSKSAGVRIAKGETVTIHLN, from the coding sequence GACATACTGTGGAGAGTGTACCTGGGATTCATCATCATGGCGATTGTGGGTTTGCTGATCATTGGTAAGGCTGTGATGATACAGCAGGTAGAGGGCAACTACTGGCGAAGCATGAGCGATAGTCTTCACCAGCGTATCATCAACCTGGATGCAGAACGTGGCACCATCTATAGCGAAGATGGCAACATGCTAAGCACCAGCATACCGCAATACGATGTGTACATCGATTTTATGGCGGATGGTTTAAGAGAAAAAAAAGGGAAGAGGTTTAAAGAAAACATAGACTCGTTGAGTATCTGCCTGAGCAATTTCTTTAAAGACAAGAGCGCAGGTGAATACAAAAAGATGTTGCAGAACGGCTATCGCGAAAAAGAAAGATGGTTCCTGTTTAAGAGGAAACTTTCTTTCAAGGACTACCAGGAGCTGAAGACGTTTCCGCTGGTGCGCCTGGGAAAAAACAAAAGTGGGTTTATACCAGATAAAAAGATCATCAGGCTCAATCCATACAAAATGCTTGCATACAGAACCATAGGATTGCTTCGCGATAAGAACAAGGTTGGCCTTGAACTTACCTATGATGAATACCTGAATGGTACTGCAGGTAAACGTTTGATTCGTTTTATAGCAGGCGGTGCTACAGTGCCTGTGGATGATTATGAAGTAGAGCCTGAAAATGGAAAAGATATAGTAACAACACTGGATGTAAGTATACAGGACGTAGCAGAGAATGCACTAATGAAGATGATGGTAGATAATGAGGCGCAGCACGGATGTGTGATAGTGATGGAAGTAAAAACCGGTAAAATCAAAGCTATAGCAAATCTTGGTCGTGGAAGCGATGGCAACTACTTTGAAGATTACAACTATGCTATCACGCCTACAGAGCCTGGTTCTACTTTCAAACTTGCTACCATGCTTGCTGTGCTGGAAGATAAAAAGGCTACACTCAATACAATGGTAGATCTGAATGGCGGCTCATGGCAGGTATATGGCTCTACCGTTTATGATAGTGAAAAACATGGACTACATGCTGTTTCCCTAAAGCAGGCATTTGAACATAGCAGCAATGTAGGTATGGCTAAACTTGCGGTACATAATTATGCATCGCAGCCAAGTAAATTCATCAACCATTTAAAACGACTTCGTTTCGATACGCTTACAGGTATAGACCTAAAAGGTGAGATAAAACCAACTGTTTATAAACCTACTGATAAGCGCCGCTGGAGCAACACCACATTGCCATGGATGTCGTTCGGATACAACCTGGCTGTTACACCACTGCAGGTTCTATCGCTATACAATGCCGTTGCTAACGATGGAATAATGATGAAGCCTTACCTGGTAAATGCAATTACCAAAGATGGACAGGTGCTTCTCCAGTTTGATCCGCAGGTGGTGAATGAAAAGATCTGCAGCAAAGAAACATTGGAACAACTGAAAGCTTGTTTGGAAGGAGTGGTAACTGACGGCACTGGCCGCTCGTTGCGCAGCAAGAGCTACAGGATAGCAGGTAAAACAGGTACTGCATTGGTAGCAAATGGTAGCCGCGGTTATGCTGATAAGATATATCAATCTTCTTTCGCAGGTTATTTCCCTGCTGATGATCCTCAATATTCTATTATAGTAACCATCAAAAACAAACCGCATGCTGCTAAGTTTTATGGTGCTGCAGTAGCAGGTCCTGTTTTCAAAGAAATAGCTGACCAGGTGTTTACACTAAAAGTGCATCAATCACCTACAGTTCAATATGCATTTACCAAAAGAGACAGTGGCTTTTTCAATTATGCAGGTTATGCAAAAGATGTAAAGAAAGTAAATGAAGAATTAGATATGCGTGTGGTGGATCGTGCAGGTACTGGAAACTATGTGCGTATGAACAACAGTGGTTCTGCAGCATTGCTTACAGCAAATACTATAAGCAATTCAATGATGCCAGTACTTACTGGAATGGGTTTGAAGGATGCAGTTTACCTGTGTGAGAACCTTGGACTGAAAGTACACGCAAAAGGTAAGGGAAAGGTAGTGGCACAATCGAAAAGTGCAGGAGTAAGAATAGCAAAAGGAGAAACAGTAACAATACACTTAAACTAA
- a CDS encoding UDP-N-acetylmuramoyl-L-alanyl-D-glutamate--2,6-diaminopimelate ligase, whose product MAKLQDILYNVRLQSVHGSTNLEVTDLHIDSRKVTKGSVFIAIRGTATDGHNYITTAIDKGARVIVCEEMPALQNDGVTYLQVKDSNEAVAYMAHHFFGEPSTKLKLVGVTGTNGKTTIATLLYKLFTKLGYKCGLISTVQNHIGKEVIPSTHTTPDAISLQALLKQMLEAECTHVFMEVSSHAIHQHRITGAEFVGGIFSNITHDHLDYHKTFDEYIKVKKKFFDMLPPAAFAISNLDDKRGTVMLQNTAARKYYYSLKTVAEFKGKILENILTGLVMTVNDIEVHFRLIGEFNAYNILAVYGAAICLGENNQEVLTNLSLMTGAEGRFDYVISDSKVIGIVDYAHTPDALENVLETIKQLRQGNELVITVVGCGGDRDKTKRPVMGEVACLLSDRVIFTSDNPRTEDPQQILKDMEGGLGSAARRKFLTIADRKEAIKTAVTLAKPFDIILVAGKGHEKYQEVNGVKTPFDDKEVLREAFEMMGK is encoded by the coding sequence ATGGCAAAACTGCAGGATATATTATACAATGTGCGTTTGCAATCTGTTCATGGTTCTACTAACCTGGAAGTGACGGATCTGCATATCGACAGTAGAAAGGTAACGAAGGGATCTGTGTTCATTGCTATAAGAGGTACTGCCACAGATGGACATAATTACATCACTACAGCAATTGATAAAGGTGCGAGGGTAATTGTATGCGAGGAGATGCCAGCATTGCAGAATGATGGAGTAACCTACCTGCAGGTAAAAGATTCCAATGAAGCAGTAGCGTATATGGCACATCACTTTTTTGGTGAGCCATCTACTAAACTGAAGTTGGTTGGTGTAACGGGTACGAATGGTAAAACAACCATTGCTACTTTATTGTACAAGCTCTTTACTAAGTTGGGTTATAAGTGTGGGTTGATTAGTACGGTTCAAAATCATATTGGTAAAGAAGTTATTCCATCTACACATACCACACCTGATGCTATCAGTTTGCAGGCTTTGCTGAAGCAAATGTTGGAAGCGGAGTGTACACATGTTTTTATGGAGGTGAGCAGTCATGCTATTCATCAACATCGTATAACAGGGGCTGAGTTTGTTGGAGGCATCTTCAGCAATATCACCCACGATCACCTTGATTATCACAAGACGTTTGATGAATACATCAAGGTCAAAAAGAAGTTCTTCGACATGTTGCCTCCTGCAGCTTTCGCTATATCAAACCTTGATGATAAGCGTGGTACAGTGATGCTTCAAAATACAGCAGCGCGCAAGTATTACTATAGTTTGAAAACGGTAGCAGAGTTCAAAGGGAAAATACTGGAGAATATTCTTACCGGCTTGGTGATGACGGTGAACGATATCGAAGTTCACTTTAGGTTGATAGGTGAATTCAATGCTTATAATATACTGGCTGTATATGGTGCTGCCATTTGTCTTGGAGAAAATAACCAGGAAGTGCTCACCAACCTGAGCCTGATGACAGGAGCAGAAGGAAGGTTTGACTATGTGATCAGCGATTCGAAAGTGATAGGCATAGTTGACTATGCACATACACCTGATGCATTGGAAAATGTTCTGGAAACGATAAAACAATTAAGGCAAGGAAACGAACTGGTGATAACTGTAGTAGGCTGTGGCGGAGATAGAGATAAGACCAAGCGACCTGTTATGGGTGAAGTAGCCTGCCTGTTAAGTGACAGGGTGATTTTCACCAGCGACAATCCCCGCACAGAAGATCCGCAGCAGATATTGAAGGATATGGAGGGAGGATTGGGTAGTGCGGCAAGAAGAAAATTCTTAACAATAGCTGACAGGAAAGAAGCGATAAAAACAGCGGTAACACTGGCTAAGCCATTTGATATAATACTGGTGGCAGGCAAGGGCCACGAGAAGTACCAGGAAGTGAATGGTGTGAAAACACCTTTTGATGATAAGGAAGTTTTGAGAGAAGCTTTTGAGATGATGGGGAAGTGA
- the mraY gene encoding phospho-N-acetylmuramoyl-pentapeptide-transferase translates to MLYHLFDWLTRMGVRFPGSGLVQFITFRVLMAVLLSLIITTVFGKKLIRYLQKKQVGETVRDLGLQGEQQKKGTPTMGGIIILLAILIPTLLFANLEKVYIRLMVLSTIWLGMIGFIDDFLKLRAKRIAKEKGIDYKKTDADGLAGKFKIFGQVVLGIVVGATLYFNDSVVVEREIITTRMSAPVSDTMMQSGETLLGDTIRYFDGKRHKYAKVKTPITTIPFVKSHEFNYSKLLPENFRNYTWILYIIIVIFIITAVSNGSNITDGLDGLCTGVCALIGVCLGIFAYVSGNIRFAEYLNIMYIPNLGELSVFIGAFIGACVGFLWYNTYPAQVFMGDTGSLALGGIIASLAIIMRKELLIPIMCGVFFVESLSVILQVSYFKYTKKKFGEGRRIFKMSPLHHHYQKLGYHESKIATRFWIVTVLLVIFSIMSLKIR, encoded by the coding sequence ATGCTGTACCACTTATTTGATTGGCTTACGAGAATGGGAGTACGCTTTCCAGGAAGCGGGCTGGTACAGTTCATAACCTTCAGGGTTTTGATGGCGGTTTTGTTATCGCTTATCATCACCACTGTTTTTGGAAAGAAGTTGATACGCTACCTGCAAAAGAAACAGGTGGGTGAAACAGTAAGAGATCTTGGATTGCAGGGTGAGCAGCAAAAGAAAGGCACACCAACTATGGGAGGTATCATCATTCTGCTGGCGATACTTATTCCAACATTGCTCTTTGCAAACCTTGAAAAGGTATACATCAGGTTGATGGTCTTATCAACCATTTGGTTGGGTATGATCGGCTTCATCGATGACTTCCTGAAGCTGCGTGCAAAGCGCATTGCAAAAGAGAAAGGCATTGATTATAAAAAGACAGATGCAGACGGGCTGGCAGGTAAATTCAAAATATTTGGACAGGTAGTGTTAGGAATAGTAGTAGGTGCCACCTTATACTTTAATGATAGTGTAGTGGTAGAGCGGGAGATCATAACCACCCGCATGTCGGCACCTGTTAGTGATACCATGATGCAGTCAGGTGAAACGCTTTTAGGCGATACCATTCGCTACTTCGACGGAAAGCGACACAAGTATGCTAAAGTGAAAACACCGATCACTACTATACCATTTGTAAAAAGTCATGAGTTTAATTACTCTAAACTTCTGCCTGAGAACTTCAGGAACTATACCTGGATCTTGTATATCATCATTGTAATATTCATTATAACAGCGGTATCCAATGGCTCGAATATAACAGATGGCCTGGATGGATTGTGTACAGGTGTTTGTGCATTAATAGGTGTTTGCCTTGGCATTTTCGCTTATGTGAGTGGTAATATACGTTTTGCCGAGTATCTCAACATCATGTACATACCTAATCTTGGCGAGCTAAGTGTTTTTATTGGTGCATTCATAGGGGCATGTGTTGGTTTCCTTTGGTACAATACATACCCGGCGCAGGTGTTCATGGGCGATACCGGTAGCCTTGCATTAGGTGGTATCATAGCATCATTGGCTATCATCATGCGTAAAGAGTTGTTGATACCAATCATGTGCGGGGTATTCTTTGTAGAGAGCCTGAGCGTGATACTGCAGGTGTCTTACTTCAAGTACACAAAGAAGAAGTTTGGTGAAGGAAGAAGAATATTCAAGATGAGTCCATTGCATCATCACTACCAGAAGCTGGGTTATCACGAAAGTAAAATAGCAACAAGGTTCTGGATCGTGACGGTACTTCTGGTGATCTTCTCGATCATGAGTTTGAAGATAAGATAG
- the murD gene encoding UDP-N-acetylmuramoyl-L-alanine--D-glutamate ligase: MRRNGDEEGTEAGLKSKKTRRLQVTNKEQDKSISSQSPHRGAGGLVILGSGESGIGAALLGKQKGYSVFVSDAGMIKPAYKQELIENEIEFEEGQHTEEKILQADVVVKSPGIPDKNEMVKKIRAAGIKMISEVEFAYWYKGDSKLVAITGSNGKSTTTALTYHICKHAGLDCALVGNIGYSIARQIAIDPKPLYIAEISSFQLDDIETFKPDIAVLVNITEDHLDRYDYKFENYINSKFRIIENQDEHDHFIYCLDDEVIAKKLETLTIHTNPLPFSMKQEVKKGAHIKGDQMMLRIQEERVSMSIYDFALKGKHNQHNTMAAGIAAATLGIRKEKIREAVKTFESLEHRMEYVATVRGVEFYNDSKATNVNSTWFALESLEKPTVLILGGVDKGNDYTLIEDLVKDKVKAIVCLGLDNKKIHAAFKDVVKTIVDTDNATDAVQTAFNLAVKGDAVLLSPACASFDLFKNYEERGVKFKEAVKEL, translated from the coding sequence GTGCGACGCAACGGTGATGAAGAGGGTACTGAAGCTGGCTTAAAAAGTAAAAAGACAAGAAGACTACAAGTGACCAATAAAGAACAAGATAAAAGTATTAGCAGCCAATCCCCCCACCGGGGGGCGGGGGGGCTAGTAATTCTGGGAAGCGGTGAAAGTGGAATAGGTGCAGCGTTGTTGGGTAAGCAAAAAGGTTACAGCGTGTTTGTAAGCGATGCAGGAATGATAAAGCCTGCTTATAAGCAAGAGCTCATTGAAAATGAAATAGAATTTGAAGAAGGACAGCATACAGAGGAGAAGATCTTACAAGCGGATGTGGTGGTGAAAAGCCCGGGCATTCCTGATAAGAACGAGATGGTGAAGAAGATACGTGCTGCAGGAATCAAGATGATAAGCGAAGTGGAGTTTGCTTATTGGTACAAAGGCGATAGCAAGCTGGTGGCAATTACGGGTAGCAATGGAAAGAGTACTACTACTGCGCTTACGTACCACATCTGCAAGCATGCAGGATTGGATTGCGCACTGGTTGGAAACATTGGTTATTCGATAGCAAGGCAGATAGCCATAGATCCAAAGCCGCTTTACATAGCTGAGATAAGTTCTTTTCAATTAGACGATATAGAAACTTTTAAACCGGATATAGCTGTACTGGTGAACATAACAGAAGATCATTTGGACAGGTATGACTACAAGTTTGAAAACTATATCAACAGCAAGTTCAGGATAATAGAGAACCAGGATGAGCACGACCATTTCATCTACTGTTTGGATGATGAAGTGATCGCAAAAAAACTAGAAACGTTAACCATACATACTAACCCATTACCATTTTCCATGAAACAAGAAGTAAAGAAAGGTGCACACATCAAAGGCGACCAGATGATGCTAAGGATACAAGAAGAACGCGTAAGCATGAGCATCTATGATTTTGCGCTTAAAGGCAAACACAATCAACACAACACTATGGCAGCAGGTATTGCAGCCGCTACACTCGGCATACGCAAGGAAAAGATAAGGGAGGCAGTGAAGACGTTTGAAAGCCTGGAGCATCGTATGGAGTATGTAGCCACTGTACGTGGGGTTGAGTTTTACAACGATAGCAAAGCCACCAATGTAAACAGCACCTGGTTTGCACTGGAAAGCCTTGAGAAGCCAACGGTTTTAATTCTTGGAGGAGTGGATAAGGGTAATGATTACACGCTGATTGAAGACCTGGTAAAGGATAAAGTGAAAGCTATAGTATGCCTGGGTTTGGATAACAAAAAAATTCATGCTGCTTTTAAAGATGTAGTAAAGACAATTGTAGATACTGACAACGCAACCGATGCAGTGCAAACTGCATTCAACCTGGCAGTAAAAGGCGACGCAGTATTGCTGAGCCCTGCTTGCGCAAGCTTCGATCTGTTCAAGAATTATGAAGAGCGAGGCGTGAAATTTAAAGAGGCAGTGAAGGAACTGTAG
- a CDS encoding FtsW/RodA/SpoVE family cell cycle protein, protein MSTFLDRSFTDISAASTVGTGLLKKTKGDKYIWGIVIMLAITSLLVVYSATGSLAYKMYKGNTEVYLFKQFMFISVGMAVVYFAHRINYTIYSRLALYLFLLSIPLMIFTMFFGVSLNEGTRWVRLPIINLTFQTSDLAKLALFMYISRQLSRKQEVIKDFKKGYLPLITPVLIICALIAPSNLSTALLTGATGLLLLFIGRAQVKHILATIGLACIPVALLITVAVATYDGSAEKAAKSSAITESLRSTGRIGTWIKRVQDFMYASAEETPYQVQQAKIAIAKGGILGAGPGNSEGKNFLPHPYSDMIYAIILEEYGLIGGAIIIFIYLVFLLRCINIFRRCPFAFGAFLALALSFTLVIQAMANMAVAVNIVPVTGVTLPLVSMGGSSFLFTCASIGIILSVARNVEQIEGKEPIIPPTPVDDNKAGIVVEEKNKMEPSVVA, encoded by the coding sequence ATGTCCACCTTCCTCGATAGATCATTTACAGATATCTCCGCTGCATCTACAGTGGGTACTGGTCTATTGAAGAAGACCAAGGGTGATAAGTATATCTGGGGCATAGTGATCATGCTGGCCATTACATCATTATTGGTGGTGTATAGTGCTACAGGTTCTTTGGCTTACAAGATGTACAAAGGCAACACTGAAGTATACTTGTTCAAACAGTTCATGTTTATAAGTGTGGGTATGGCAGTGGTATATTTTGCGCATCGCATCAACTATACCATTTACTCCAGGCTTGCTTTGTATTTGTTCCTGCTTAGCATACCGCTGATGATATTCACGATGTTCTTTGGTGTATCGCTAAATGAAGGAACGCGTTGGGTAAGACTGCCTATCATCAATCTCACTTTTCAAACAAGTGATCTTGCCAAGCTGGCTTTGTTTATGTACATCAGCAGGCAGCTGAGCCGCAAGCAGGAAGTGATAAAAGATTTCAAAAAAGGTTACCTGCCATTGATAACGCCGGTGCTTATCATCTGTGCACTGATAGCACCTTCTAACTTATCAACCGCTTTGCTTACAGGAGCTACAGGTTTGTTGTTGCTGTTCATAGGCAGGGCACAGGTAAAGCACATATTGGCAACAATAGGCTTAGCATGTATACCTGTTGCATTGCTTATCACAGTTGCTGTGGCTACTTATGATGGTAGTGCAGAAAAGGCCGCTAAGTCTTCGGCTATCACAGAAAGTTTACGTTCTACAGGGCGTATAGGTACATGGATAAAGCGTGTGCAGGATTTTATGTATGCCAGTGCCGAAGAAACACCTTACCAGGTGCAGCAGGCTAAGATAGCTATTGCTAAAGGCGGCATACTAGGTGCAGGACCAGGCAACAGTGAAGGAAAGAATTTTTTGCCGCATCCTTATTCCGATATGATTTACGCTATCATACTGGAAGAGTACGGATTAATAGGAGGTGCCATCATCATCTTTATTTACCTGGTGTTCCTGTTGCGGTGCATCAATATTTTCAGGCGATGTCCCTTTGCATTTGGCGCATTCCTGGCACTTGCGCTAAGTTTTACATTGGTTATCCAGGCTATGGCCAATATGGCTGTTGCTGTTAATATAGTTCCTGTTACCGGTGTTACGTTACCGCTGGTAAGTATGGGAGGAAGTTCGTTCTTATTCACGTGCGCATCCATCGGCATCATACTAAGTGTTGCGCGAAATGTAGAGCAGATAGAAGGGAAGGAACCGATCATTCCACCTACACCTGTAGATGACAACAAAGCAGGTATAGTAGTAGAGGAGAAGAATAAGATGGAGCCAAGCGTGGTAGCATAG
- the murG gene encoding undecaprenyldiphospho-muramoylpentapeptide beta-N-acetylglucosaminyltransferase — protein MNNKPADKTQEATTSIKGGEARYIIAGGGTGGHIFPAIAIANAIKRQQPSAEILFVGAKGKMEMEKVPQAGYRIEGLDIAGFNRSSLIKNFSLPFKLIKSFMQVKKIIKEFKPNAVIGVGGYSSFPVLKQAQLKGIPTFIHESNSFAGKSNIMLGKQATKVFVASDKMEKFFPASKIVITGNPVRTTIAQSKVTRAEAIKFFGLNESKTTVLAVGGSLGARSINQALANKLHEFQKHDLQLIWQTGKTTATDFILKGKEYKNVWVGEFITQMEMAYAAADVVISRAGAMAVAELCVAGKPVIFVPFPFAAEDHQTVNAQHLVDKHAAFMVKDSEADERLVNDVIKLSVDEGMQQELKNNISKLAITNADEIIAKEIAEAIKG, from the coding sequence TTGAACAACAAACCTGCTGATAAAACTCAAGAAGCTACAACCTCCATTAAAGGTGGAGAGGCTCGCTATATAATAGCAGGTGGCGGTACAGGTGGACATATTTTTCCTGCCATTGCTATAGCAAATGCTATAAAGCGGCAGCAGCCTTCAGCAGAGATTTTGTTCGTAGGTGCTAAGGGAAAAATGGAAATGGAGAAGGTGCCACAGGCAGGATATAGAATAGAAGGATTGGATATAGCGGGTTTCAACCGCAGCTCTTTGATAAAGAATTTCAGCTTGCCATTTAAGCTCATCAAAAGCTTTATGCAGGTAAAGAAGATCATTAAAGAATTTAAGCCGAATGCAGTAATAGGTGTTGGTGGTTATTCCAGTTTTCCTGTGTTGAAGCAGGCACAGCTAAAAGGTATTCCCACTTTTATACACGAGAGTAATTCGTTTGCTGGTAAAAGCAATATCATGCTTGGAAAACAAGCTACCAAAGTGTTCGTTGCTTCAGACAAGATGGAAAAGTTCTTTCCTGCAAGTAAGATTGTGATAACAGGAAATCCTGTAAGAACTACCATAGCACAATCTAAAGTGACACGTGCAGAGGCTATAAAGTTTTTTGGACTTAATGAAAGCAAAACAACTGTGCTTGCTGTTGGTGGAAGCTTAGGCGCACGAAGCATCAACCAGGCACTGGCAAACAAGCTACACGAATTTCAGAAGCACGACCTGCAGTTGATATGGCAAACAGGAAAGACAACAGCAACTGATTTTATACTCAAAGGCAAGGAATATAAAAATGTGTGGGTAGGCGAATTCATCACACAAATGGAAATGGCTTATGCAGCGGCTGATGTGGTTATATCACGCGCTGGTGCAATGGCAGTAGCTGAATTATGTGTTGCTGGTAAGCCTGTCATATTTGTTCCTTTCCCGTTTGCGGCAGAAGACCATCAAACGGTAAATGCACAGCACCTGGTAGATAAACATGCAGCATTTATGGTGAAGGATAGTGAGGCAGATGAAAGGCTGGTTAACGATGTGATTAAGCTTTCGGTGGACGAGGGAATGCAACAAGAACTAAAGAACAACATCAGCAAATTGGCTATCACCAATGCTGATGAAATAATAGCTAAAGAAATAGCGGAAGCAATAAAAGGATAA
- the murC gene encoding UDP-N-acetylmuramate--L-alanine ligase, with protein MNEQDNIAVQQSATGSNGALRAIYFIGIGGIGMSAIARYYHFKGVRVSGYDKTATTLTRELEQSGIAIHYNEDVELAPKDVDVVVYTPAIPADHTELVYYRSNNYTVIKRSDVLKLITESSFNICIGGTHGKTTVTTMTAHILRHTGYGCNAFLGGIAANYNTNFWSSENETVVVEADEYDRSFLKLSPDIALITAMDPDHLDIYGTADEVENAFIQFGSKVKHGGVVITKHGLSRSSEINASNHITYSFDDTNADVYASELRVQNGMYIFNVVGKDWLLTDVMLHMGGLHNIENAVAAIAIAKLLNIDDDKIKDAVAEFKGVKRRFEYVLKEEEHVLIDDYAHHPEELKALITGVRSLYKQRLVIVFQPHLYSRTKDQADGFAEVLALADEVILLPIYPARELPMEGVSSEMIDEKMNDVFVQVMEKEEMVEYIRMKKPELVVMAGAGDIDVLVDRVKDSLLTY; from the coding sequence ATGAACGAGCAAGATAACATAGCAGTACAGCAGTCAGCTACCGGTAGTAACGGAGCATTGCGTGCTATATATTTTATAGGTATAGGAGGCATTGGTATGAGTGCTATCGCCCGCTATTATCATTTTAAAGGAGTGCGTGTAAGTGGTTACGATAAAACAGCTACCACACTTACAAGGGAACTGGAGCAGAGCGGTATTGCTATTCATTATAATGAGGATGTAGAGCTGGCGCCTAAAGATGTAGATGTAGTAGTGTATACACCTGCTATTCCTGCAGACCATACTGAGCTGGTTTATTATAGAAGTAATAATTATACGGTGATCAAGCGTAGCGATGTGCTGAAGCTGATTACTGAAAGTTCTTTCAATATCTGCATTGGAGGTACACATGGTAAAACAACAGTTACTACCATGACGGCTCATATCCTTCGCCATACAGGCTATGGATGCAATGCATTTCTTGGTGGTATAGCAGCTAACTACAACACCAACTTTTGGAGCAGTGAAAATGAAACAGTAGTGGTAGAGGCTGATGAATATGACAGGAGCTTTTTGAAGCTGTCACCAGACATTGCTTTGATAACTGCCATGGATCCTGATCACCTTGACATATATGGTACAGCTGATGAGGTAGAAAATGCTTTCATACAATTTGGAAGCAAGGTGAAGCATGGTGGTGTGGTTATTACTAAGCATGGTCTAAGCAGGAGCAGTGAGATCAATGCTTCCAACCATATCACCTACAGCTTCGATGATACAAATGCTGATGTATATGCTTCGGAGCTGCGTGTGCAAAATGGCATGTACATCTTTAATGTAGTAGGCAAAGATTGGCTACTGACAGATGTGATGCTACACATGGGTGGACTGCACAACATCGAGAATGCAGTAGCGGCCATAGCTATAGCCAAGTTGTTGAACATAGACGATGATAAGATAAAAGATGCGGTAGCAGAATTCAAAGGCGTGAAGAGAAGATTTGAATATGTACTGAAGGAAGAAGAGCATGTATTGATAGATGATTATGCGCATCACCCGGAAGAGCTGAAAGCATTAATAACAGGTGTAAGAAGTTTATACAAGCAGCGGTTGGTCATCGTGTTTCAACCACACTTGTACAGCCGCACAAAAGACCAGGCAGATGGATTCGCTGAAGTGCTGGCATTGGCTGATGAAGTGATCTTGTTACCTATTTATCCTGCACGTGAACTACCTATGGAAGGTGTAAGTAGCGAGATGATAGACGAGAAGATGAATGATGTTTTTGTGCAGGTAATGGAGAAGGAAGAGATGGTGGAATACATCAGGATGAAGAAACCAGAGCTTGTTGTTATGGCAGGAGCAGGGGATATAGACGTTTTGGTGGATCGTGTAAAAGACTCACTGCTAACATATTAG